A part of Rhodamnia argentea isolate NSW1041297 chromosome 8, ASM2092103v1, whole genome shotgun sequence genomic DNA contains:
- the LOC115752872 gene encoding defective in cullin neddylation protein AAR3 — MDPSSDHMDIFDVYSRFCDIKSGIASARAERGLRQGDKSETAKFSREALAQLLKYVELRLPMRDSIFNELFKLMLRLNLLADFAEFACFYEFVFFICRENGQKNITVSKAITAWKLVLAGRFRLLNQWCEYVEKNQRYNISEDTWQQVLAFSHCVHETLEGYDPAGAWPVLIDDFVEHMYRVSGSSNNTNFHCTCDDSEPHDDPLPRLKSYHGLKRKFNDEVTKVSEGLSETCIEDSTHDHWSVISKRRQKVNSSSAFEDSPLTDTPDDCMENVRHSSPLGAKSPCAVEGCLSKGFAGLFSGHSYLPYDGERRVSYT; from the exons ATGGATCCCTCTTCCGATCACATGGATATATTCGACGTCTACAGCCGATTCTGCG ACATTAAATCTGGAATTGCTTCTGCGCGTGCGGAAAGAGGTCTGAGACAAGGTGACAAGTCTGAAACAGCAAAATTTTCGAGGGAGGCATTGGCTCAGCTCTTAAAATATGTTGAATTGAGATTGCCAATGAG GGATTCAATTTTTAATGAGCTCTTCAAGCTTATGTTGCGATTGAACTTGCTG GCTGATTTTGCAGAGTTTGCATGCTTCTATGAGTTTGTTTTCTTCATCTGCCGtgaaaatggacaaaaaaacATCA CTGTAAGCAAGGCTATTACTGCCTGGAAACTTGTATTAGCTGGGAGGTTTCGACTGCTTAACCAGTGGTGCGAATATGTTGAG AAAAACCAGCGATACAACATCTCCGAAGATACTTGGCAGCAAGTTCTAGCATTTAGCCATTGCGTACATGAAACTCTAGAAGGTTATGATCCTGCAG GTGCTTGGCCTGTCTTAATAGATGATTTCGTTGAGCATATGTACAG GGTATCGGGATCCAGCAACAACACTAACTTCCATTGTACCTGTGACGATTCAGAACCTCACGATGACCCTCTCCCCA GATTGAAGAGCTATCATGGTTTGAAGAGGAAGTTTAATGACGAGGTCACAAAGGTTAGTGAGGGACTTTCAGAAACGTGCATTGAGGACTCCACCCACGATCATTGGTCCGTGATTTCCAAGAGAAGGCAAAAGGTGAATTCGTCTTCAGCCTTCGAGGATAGCCCTCTGACCGATACTCCTGATGACTGCATGGAAAATGTCAGACACAGTAGTCCTCTTGGCGCCAAGTCTCCATGTGCAGTCGAAGGTTGCTTATCAAAGGGCTTCGCTGGGCTCTTCTCCGGGCATTCCTATTTGCCATACGACGGGGAAAGAAGAGTTTCCTACACGTGA